In Drosophila simulans strain w501 chromosome 3R, Prin_Dsim_3.1, whole genome shotgun sequence, a single window of DNA contains:
- the LOC6726972 gene encoding zinc finger and SCAN domain-containing protein 12, which yields MRVELTPQTCRVCLEPSERLQRLDEIREEGEESPNEMLIQLLGVSYSNLNDREHIPDGICRSCKVELNMAYQFREKALRKQMEIEEYCREVGLLDESDVMMIKEEDGSQQHCDEDMYIVEETTTGEEEHQEEKGQEEYLEVDTSDQQECIGDTIEYLEDNYTIEMSSDQTEIVLETEKQFEETPSQQLALQEAAKASLKAGRGRVRRGLNSLTTSDGTEKGGYICDVCGNFYEKRGRMMEHRRRHDGICQYTCELCDAKFQVREQLRKHMYSHTGSKPYKCSFCSRQFFYESVLKSHENVHRGIKPYVCKVCDKAFAYAHSLTKHELIHSDIKLYRCEYCNKDFRLMHHMRQHEETKLHQNAVMLAESMKLEMVAEQGGGNEIRIQAH from the exons ATGCGCGTCGAGCTTACCCCACAGACGTGCCGGGTCTGCCTGGAGCCCAGTGAGCGACTGCAGCGCCTAGACGAGATCCGCGAGGAAGGCGAGGAGTCGCCGAACGAGATGTTGATTCAACTTTTGGGAGTCTCCTACAGCAAT CTGAACGACAGAGAACACATACCCGATGGCATCTGCAGGTCCTGCAAGGTGGAACTCAACATGGCCTACCAGTTTCGCGAGAAGGCGCTGCGCAAGCAGATGGAGATCGAGGAGTACTGCCGTGAAGTGGGCTTGCTGGACGAATCAGATGTGATGATGATCAAGGAGGAGGACGGCTCGCAGCAGCACTGCGACGAGGATATGTACATCGTGGAGGAGACCACCACCGGGGAAGAGGAGCACCAGGAAGAAAAGGGGCAGGAGGAGTACTTGGAGGTGGACACCAGCGATCAGCAGGAGTGCATTGGCGACACCATCGAGTACTTGGAGGACAACTACACCATCGAGATGAGCTCCGATCAGACCGAGATCGTGCTTGAGACTGAGAAGCAGTTCGAAGAGACACCGTCGCAGCAGTTGGCGCTGCAGGAGGCGGCCAAGGCAAGCCTGAAGGCCGGGCGCGGCCGGGTCCGTCGTGGATTAAACTCCCTAACAACTTCGGACGGCACTGAGAAGGGCGGCTATATCTGCGACGTCTGCGGAAACTTTTACGAAAAGCGCGGCCGGATGATGGAGCATCGCAGACGCCACGACGGCATCTGCCAATATACTTGCGA ACTGTGCGATGCCAAGTTCCAGGTGCGCGAGCAGCTGAGGAAGCACATGTACTCCCACACGGGCAGCAAACCATATAAGTGCAGCTTCTGCAGTCGTCAATTCTTCTACGAAAGTGTTCTCAAGTCTCATGAAAA TGTTCACCGTGGCATCAAGCCCTACGTGTGCAAGGTGTGCGACAAAGCGTTCGCCTACGCTCACTCCCTGACCAAGCACGAGCTCATCCACTCGGACATCAAACTGTACCGCTGCGAATATTGCAACAAGGACTTCCGTCTGATGCATCACATGCGCCAGCACGAGGAGACCAAACTGCACCAGAACGCCGTAATGCTGGCCGAGAGCATGAAGTTGGAAATGGTGGCCGAGCAGGGCGGCGGGAACGAGATCCGAATTCAAGCTCACTGA